CCGGGGCGGTCGGAAACGGATGGTCGGGATCGCGGCTGAGATCGTCCAGCCAGTCGAGCGCGCGGTCGACCTCGGGTTCGCGAAACCCTGCCTGCAGGAGCTCCTGGCGCAGGACGTCGTGGTCGGTCGCTTCGTCGTGCTCTTGCTCGGAAAAAGTCTCGAACAGGTACATGAGCACGTCGAGAACGCTGTGATTCATTGTTCCGGGACCCGTCGTTACCTCTGACGTTGGTACCGTCCGCCCGCGAGCGGCTGCACCAAGCCTTCCAATTCAAGGATCAGGAGCATGGAGGAAACCTCCGCACTCGTCAATCCGCTGCGCAGCGCCAGCGTGTCGGCGTCTGTCGTGTCCCAGCCGAGCGCTTCGAGCAGTCGCCGGTAGTCGGGGTCGCGCAAGCGGGCGTCGTCGGCGACGGCCGTGGCGGTGCCTGGGCGGGTCTGCGCCTGCGGTGCCGCCGCCAGCAGCGGCGCGAGCTCCTCGAGGATGTGCTCGGCCGATTCGACCAGTTTCGCGCCGGAGCGGATGAGCTGGTGGCAGCCTTTGGCGAGCGGATTATGTATCGAGCCGGGGATCGCGAAGACCTCACGCCCCTGCTCGACCGCACGCCGCGCAGTGATCAGTGCTCCGCTTTGCAGCCCCGCTTCGACCACCAGCGTGCCGGCCGCCAGCGCACTGATGATGCGGTTGCGCTGTGGAAAGTTCTCGCGCAGTGGCGGCGTTCCGGGCAAAAACTCCGAGCACAAGGCACCGCAGCGGGCAATCTCCTCGCCGAGGGCGGCATTGCGCGCCGGATAGATCCGGTCCGGCCCGGTGCCGAGCA
This genomic interval from Gammaproteobacteria bacterium contains the following:
- the dprA gene encoding DNA-processing protein DprA, which translates into the protein MAEDATRAWLILAAAPGLDGNRLAGLLAGCGGAVQLLRAGASHWRAAGLPPNTIAALGAPDEARIAAARAWLGAAADHHLIGVDDPRFPPLLRQASDPPVALFVRGDPATLSVPQLAIVGSRNASPAGMETAHAFARHIAGLGLGITSGLALGIDTAAHRGALAADGLTVAVLGTGPDRIYPARNAALGEEIARCGALCSEFLPGTPPLRENFPQRNRIISALAAGTLVVEAGLQSGALITARRAVEQGREVFAIPGSIHNPLAKGCHQLIRSGAKLVESAEHILEELAPLLAAAPQAQTRPGTATAVADDARLRDPDYRRLLEALGWDTTDADTLALRSGLTSAEVSSMLLILELEGLVQPLAGGRYQRQR